The following are encoded in a window of Streptomyces griseiscabiei genomic DNA:
- a CDS encoding RNA polymerase sigma factor yields MKRGSPGDAELMRAVADGDRRAFEELYRRYAPWLVLRLRGRCADPVLVDDVVQDTFLDVWRGAARYRREGDVAGWLWRIGSRRLVDALRGDGARGRLRQALARLRHRDEESAEEQVLARVRHGDLAGSLAGLSPELRAVLQATVIDGLTTREAAVLLGIPPGTVKTRAMRARKHLREGLT; encoded by the coding sequence ATGAAGCGGGGGAGTCCGGGCGACGCCGAGCTGATGCGGGCGGTCGCGGACGGGGACCGTCGGGCCTTCGAGGAGCTGTACCGGCGGTACGCGCCGTGGCTGGTGCTGCGGCTGCGCGGACGGTGCGCCGACCCGGTGCTGGTCGACGACGTCGTACAGGACACCTTTCTCGACGTGTGGCGGGGCGCCGCCCGCTACCGGCGCGAAGGCGATGTGGCGGGCTGGCTGTGGCGGATCGGATCGCGGCGTCTGGTGGACGCGCTCCGGGGCGACGGGGCCCGGGGGCGGCTGCGGCAGGCGCTCGCCCGGCTGCGGCACCGCGACGAGGAGTCGGCCGAGGAGCAGGTGCTCGCCCGGGTGCGGCACGGCGACCTCGCCGGGTCGCTCGCCGGACTCTCGCCGGAGCTGCGGGCGGTGCTGCAGGCCACGGTCATCGACGGCCTGACGACACGTGAGGCGGCGGTCCTGCTCGGCATCCCACCGGGCACGGTCAAGACCCGGGCCATGCGCGCCCGGAAGCACCTGCGGGAGGGCCTGACATGA